The following coding sequences are from one Humulus lupulus chromosome X, drHumLupu1.1, whole genome shotgun sequence window:
- the LOC133807384 gene encoding probable folate-biopterin transporter 2 — MVEEQEEDLESSDNMVEKNDLKRGCGGGGSDCFMAPIHWLNMLASEMHWTLVLGVILIYGINQGFSGALGRVGTEYYMKDIQKVQPSEAQIYGGITSIPWIVKPLWGILTDVIPIFGYRRRPYFIIAGSIGVISLLILSLHENLHLVLAILFLTSGSAGVAISDVTIDACVAQGSISHPSLAADMQSLCALSSSIGALIGYSISGILVHLIGPKGVYGLLTIPSGLVFFVGIVLKEPHVPNFQYRQVKQKFLNAGNAMWTTLKSPSVWRPCLYMYSSLALSLNILDGMFYWYTDAKDGPGFSQENVGFIFSIGSVGALLGAVLYQNVLKDYPFRDLLFWTQLLYGLSGMLDLVLVLRLNLKFGIPDYFFVVIDESVSQMIGRLKWMPLLVLSTKLCPSGIEGTFFALLMSIDNIGLLSASWGGGVLLHVLKITRTQFDNLWIAILIRNILRVSPLCLLFLVPRTDPNSSILPTEIFDTEEETETEEHKIVELISLVNNFDNGR; from the exons ATGGTGGAGGAGCAGGAGGAGGATCTTGAATCCTCTGATAACATGGTAGAGAAAAATGACCTCAAAAGAGgctgtggtggtggtggtagtgatTGTTTCATGGCTCCAATCCATTGGTTGAATATGCTTGCCTCAGAAATGCACTGGACTCTAGTGTTAGGGGTGATTTTGATTTATGGAATAAATCAGGGATTCAGTGGAGCCCTTGGACGTGTTGGAACAGAGTATTATATGAAGGATATCCAGAAAGTGCAGCCTTCTGAAGCTCAGATTTATGGCGGAATCACTTCTATTCCTTGGATTGTTAAGCCTCTGTGGGGCATTCTTACCGATGTTATCCCGATATTTGGGTACCGAAGACGGCCCTATTTCATCATAGCTG GTTCTATTGGTGTGATCTCCTTGCTCATCTTATCGTTGCATGAAAATTTGCATCTCGTTTTAGCCATTTTGTTTTTAACATCCGGGAGTGCTGGTGTAGCAATATCAGATGTGACTATAGACGCCTGTGTTGCACAGGGTAGCATTAGTCATCCTTCGCTGGCAGCTGATATGCAAAGCTTGTGTGCCTTGAGTTCCTCCATTGGCGCACTCATTGGATACTCTATAAGTGGTATTTTAGTCCATCTTATAGGTCCCAAG GGTGTGTATGGCTTGTTAACAATTCCATCTGGGCTTGTTTTTTTTGTTGGGATTGTGCTTAAAGAACCCCATGTGCCTAATTTCCAATACAGACAG GTAAAGCAGAAGTTTCTCAATGCCGGCAATGCTATGTGGACAACACTGAAGTCGCCAAGTGTATGGAGACCATGTTTATATATGTACTCGTCCCTGGCATTAAGTTTGAATATCCTCGATGGAATGTTTTATTGGTACACAGATGCAAAGGATGGTCCAGGTTTCTCTCAG GAGAATGTTGGCTTCATATTCTCCATTGGTTCAGTTGGGGCATTACTGGGGGCTGTACTCTACCAAAATGTTCTAAAGGATTATCCTTTCAGAGACTTGCTTTTCTGGACACAGTTACTATATGGCTTATCAGGAATGCTAGACTTAGTGCTGGTTTTGCGACTGAATCTCAAATTTGGCATACCTGATTACTTCTTTGTGGTAATCGATGAAAGTGTATCTCAAATGATTGGAAGGCTTAAATGGATGCCTCTTCTTGTGCTCAGCACCAAGCTTTGCCCCTCTGGTATTGAAGGCACTTTCTTTGCTTTGCTCATGTCCATTGATAACATTGGACTTCTCTCGGCATCCTGGGGTGGAGGTGTTCTGCTTCATGTGTTGAAGATTACTCGAACACAATTTGATAATCTATGGATTGCAATTTTGATCCGGAACATATTGAGAGTCAGCCCTCTATGTCTGCTATTTTTAGTACCCAGAACTGATCCCAATTCTTCCATTCTTCCCACGGAAATTTTTGACACAGAAGAGGAGACTGAAACAGAAGAACATAAGATTGTTGAATTGATTTCCCTTGTAAACAACTTCGATAATGGTAGATAG